A section of the Methanocaldococcus sp. FS406-22 genome encodes:
- a CDS encoding bifunctional ADP-dependent NAD(P)H-hydrate dehydratase/NAD(P)H-hydrate epimerase: protein MELFSILREKIKEKEVITPKEMAIIDDNAEFLGVQKILLMENAGKAVYEEIKDIDAEEYIIFCGTGNNGGDGFVVARHLGKGEVVLIGKETEIKTYEARENFKILKNLSEFGNIKIREIRRAEEVEDIFERLKDKKAIIIDAMIGTGVKGELREPFKTIVDKINELKKINKEIFVVSVDVETGDLKSDITITFHKRKTINKDNAIVKEIGIPKEAEYIVGWGDLKALKKRDSNSHKGQNGKVLIIGGSRDFYGAPILAGLAALKIADLVGILSVDKVINKLNHPEFILYKVEGDYLSSQHVDYALDIAKKYDVVVLGNGLSANNRTKAFVNEFLSKYKGKVVIDADAIKVIDYHGFEFSENYIFTPHKREFEYMNIDLDNIEKIKSTIVLKGRYDIIFNANNLKINKTGNAGLTKGGTGDVLAGLIGALFAVNEAFLSACCGAFINGYAGDLLLKEKGYCYTPLDLIEKIPNVLKIFE from the coding sequence ATGGAGCTATTTAGTATTTTAAGAGAAAAAATCAAAGAAAAAGAGGTTATAACACCAAAAGAGATGGCAATTATTGATGATAATGCTGAGTTTTTGGGAGTTCAAAAAATATTGTTAATGGAGAATGCTGGAAAGGCAGTTTATGAAGAGATTAAGGATATTGATGCTGAAGAATATATCATCTTCTGCGGAACGGGAAATAACGGGGGAGATGGGTTTGTTGTTGCAAGACATCTTGGAAAAGGGGAAGTTGTATTGATAGGAAAGGAGACAGAAATAAAAACCTACGAGGCAAGAGAAAACTTTAAAATACTAAAAAATCTGTCAGAGTTTGGAAACATAAAGATTAGAGAGATTAGAAGAGCTGAAGAAGTTGAAGACATATTTGAGAGATTAAAGGATAAAAAAGCCATCATCATAGATGCGATGATTGGAACTGGTGTTAAAGGGGAGTTAAGAGAGCCATTCAAAACTATAGTTGATAAAATCAATGAGTTAAAGAAGATAAACAAAGAAATCTTTGTTGTAAGTGTAGATGTTGAAACTGGAGATTTAAAAAGCGATATAACCATAACCTTCCACAAGAGAAAGACAATAAATAAAGATAACGCCATTGTAAAAGAGATTGGCATCCCAAAGGAAGCAGAATACATAGTTGGTTGGGGAGACTTAAAAGCATTAAAAAAGAGAGACAGCAACAGCCATAAAGGGCAGAATGGAAAAGTTTTGATTATTGGAGGGAGCAGAGATTTTTATGGAGCTCCTATATTGGCTGGTTTAGCAGCTTTAAAAATAGCTGATTTGGTTGGAATCTTGTCAGTTGATAAGGTTATAAATAAGCTAAATCATCCAGAATTTATTTTGTATAAGGTTGAAGGAGATTATCTAAGCTCCCAGCATGTTGATTATGCCTTAGATATAGCTAAAAAATACGATGTTGTCGTTTTAGGAAATGGTTTATCAGCTAATAACAGAACTAAGGCATTTGTAAACGAATTTTTATCAAAATATAAAGGAAAGGTTGTAATTGATGCCGATGCCATTAAAGTTATTGACTATCATGGCTTTGAATTCTCTGAAAATTATATCTTCACCCCACATAAAAGAGAGTTTGAATATATGAATATTGATCTAGATAATATTGAGAAGATAAAATCAACAATCGTGTTAAAAGGAAGATACGACATAATCTTCAATGCCAACAATCTAAAAATAAACAAAACTGGAAATGCTGGTTTAACAAAGGGAGGAACTGGAGATGTATTAGCTGGTTTAATTGGAGCTTTGTTTGCTGTTAATGAGGCATTTTTATCAGCATGCTGTGGAGCTTTTATAAATGGCTATGCTGGAGATTTGTTGCTTAAAGAGAAGGGCTATTGCTACACCCCATTAGATTTGATTGAGAAAATCCCGAATGTTTTAAAAATCTTTGAATGA
- a CDS encoding cytochrome c produces the protein MRISPLIAGLIGGFIAAMLQALFKVFPPPAYGICIACHTRDLVNWIVNHLFGTSLGMAPVSKAFPVLTVVGIFIGALIAAFMHKEFKIKQTHNPAVGFVLGILVINFALLMGGCPVRETLRTAYGDIIAFISLIAMFVGVVVASEVYLKRNL, from the coding sequence ATGAGAATCTCTCCATTAATAGCTGGGCTGATAGGAGGTTTCATAGCAGCAATGTTGCAGGCACTGTTTAAGGTTTTCCCACCACCAGCTTATGGTATCTGTATAGCATGCCACACAAGAGATTTGGTGAATTGGATTGTTAATCACTTATTTGGCACTTCATTAGGAATGGCTCCAGTTTCAAAGGCATTTCCAGTTTTAACTGTTGTTGGTATTTTTATTGGAGCTTTGATAGCTGCATTTATGCATAAGGAGTTTAAGATAAAGCAAACTCACAATCCTGCTGTTGGTTTTGTTTTAGGGATTTTGGTTATAAACTTTGCCCTGTTAATGGGGGGCTGTCCAGTTAGAGAGACTTTAAGAACAGCCTATGGGGATATTATAGCGTTTATAAGCTTAATAGCAATGTTTGTTGGTGTAGTTGTAGCAAGTGAGGTCTATCTAAAAAGAAACCTCTAA
- a CDS encoding PHP domain-containing protein, which produces MKADLHIHTKYSGIGKFWKLKFPDSVEEPRNILKVAKKRGIDIIAITDHNTIKGGIETKKLEKEFGVEVIIGSEIMTTEGEIIGLFLNEDIPKGLTPEETIELIKEQGGLAVAPHPYSPICKALGDRIFDLDLDGVEVFNAYHRDGIVNNIALNKVIKNYHKKPFAFIGSSDAHIARMVGNAYTLFEGNSADDLYKAIIKKRTSFNGKPTPLYQAILWSYNVVYESEKKLIKSLIFKIDDNTINSIKFYKKILGIFGGFIYIFTPLPILSGFLGNYYLKKKAKEKMKEV; this is translated from the coding sequence ATGAAGGCAGATTTACACATACACACAAAATATTCGGGCATTGGAAAATTTTGGAAACTTAAATTTCCAGATTCTGTAGAGGAGCCAAGAAATATCTTAAAGGTTGCTAAGAAAAGAGGTATTGATATTATAGCTATAACTGACCATAATACCATTAAGGGAGGGATTGAAACAAAGAAATTAGAAAAAGAGTTTGGAGTTGAAGTTATTATAGGTAGTGAAATTATGACAACTGAGGGAGAAATTATAGGATTATTTTTAAATGAGGATATACCTAAAGGCTTAACTCCAGAGGAAACTATAGAACTAATTAAAGAACAAGGTGGCTTAGCTGTAGCTCCTCATCCTTACAGCCCAATATGTAAAGCTTTAGGGGATAGGATATTTGATTTGGATTTGGATGGAGTTGAGGTTTTTAATGCCTATCACAGAGATGGGATAGTTAATAACATAGCCTTGAATAAGGTTATAAAAAATTATCACAAAAAGCCGTTTGCATTTATTGGAAGTAGTGATGCCCATATAGCAAGAATGGTTGGAAACGCCTATACACTATTTGAGGGTAATTCTGCCGATGATTTATATAAGGCAATAATAAAAAAGAGAACATCATTTAATGGGAAACCAACACCTTTATATCAAGCGATACTATGGAGTTATAACGTTGTTTATGAATCAGAGAAGAAATTAATAAAATCTTTAATCTTTAAGATAGATGATAACACCATAAACTCAATAAAATTTTATAAAAAGATTTTAGGTATTTTTGGTGGGTTTATTTATATATTCACTCCTTTACCAATACTTTCAGGATTTTTAGGAAATTACTACCTTAAAAAGAAAGCAAAGGAAAAAATGAAAGAAGTCTAA